In Pelosinus sp. UFO1, one genomic interval encodes:
- a CDS encoding aldolase/citrate lyase family protein produces MKLRRTMMFVPGNNPGMLINAGIYGADTIIFDLEDSVAISEKDAARHLVYNAMKAIKYPCEVAVRINHISTPFGYKDLEVILAVKPDLIRLPKSETAADIQEIDAIITAAEIKHGFVPGSIKMMAAIETAKGIRNAFEIATASPRMVAIAIGGEDFLADLQTSRTKDGKEFYSARGQLILAAREAGIHAIDTVFGDVNNEEDFIAETTRIKEMGFDGKSVVNPRQINIAHQIFMPTTKEIDHAERVITAYKESLARKSGVVSLNGKMIDVPVVKRAERTLAYANAAGKNNGRVKL; encoded by the coding sequence ATGAAACTACGCAGAACAATGATGTTTGTACCTGGCAATAATCCAGGCATGTTAATAAATGCTGGTATTTATGGCGCGGATACTATTATCTTTGATTTAGAAGATTCGGTAGCAATCAGTGAAAAGGATGCTGCTCGTCATTTGGTATATAACGCGATGAAAGCCATTAAATATCCTTGTGAAGTAGCAGTACGAATTAACCATATTAGTACTCCTTTTGGCTATAAGGATTTAGAAGTTATTTTAGCAGTAAAACCTGACTTAATTCGCCTACCTAAGTCTGAGACAGCTGCAGATATACAAGAAATAGATGCTATCATTACTGCTGCAGAGATAAAACATGGATTTGTGCCTGGTAGTATAAAAATGATGGCCGCCATTGAGACGGCTAAAGGTATACGTAATGCTTTTGAAATTGCTACTGCAAGCCCACGTATGGTGGCGATTGCAATCGGTGGAGAAGACTTCTTAGCAGATTTACAAACTTCTCGGACAAAAGATGGTAAAGAGTTTTATTCGGCTAGAGGACAGTTGATTTTGGCGGCGCGAGAAGCTGGAATTCATGCCATTGATACGGTATTTGGTGATGTGAATAATGAGGAAGATTTTATTGCCGAAACTACTCGTATTAAGGAAATGGGATTTGACGGAAAATCTGTGGTTAATCCACGTCAAATTAATATTGCCCATCAAATCTTTATGCCTACTACGAAGGAAATCGATCATGCGGAAAGAGTGATTACAGCATATAAGGAGTCTTTGGCTCGCAAATCAGGTGTAGTGTCATTAAACGGTAAGATGATAGATGTTCCAGTTGTAAAGAGGGCAGAAAGAACTCTTGCTTATGCGAATGCTGCTGGCAAGAACAACGGGAGGGTGAAATTGTGA
- a CDS encoding 2-methylaconitate cis-trans isomerase PrpF family protein, with amino-acid sequence MGEYLKIPAVLMRGGTSKGVYLMQSDLPADSGLRDQVILAIYGSPDIRQINGVGGADPLTSKVAIIAPSTRENVDVDYTFGYVGIKDAVVDYEGNCGNMSSGVGPFAIQQGLVAITEPITKVRIYNTNTKKIIEAEIPVKDGEVVTEGDYAIDGVPGTGAKIVLNFLNSGGSKTGKLLPTGNVVDEIVLKDGKKVRVSLVDAANPSVFIKATDIGLTGIELPKDTEANPEILEIMEDIRTTAAVMMGLATSKDAVGPAVPKVAFVSAPKDYFTINGVGVKAKDIDLVARTKALAVMHKAYAVTGGICVSTAALIEGTVVNEIVGEQAKVRGTVRLGHPSGILDFEINLEKNGEKWQLDKAGVSRTARPIMDGHVYVSRRVFG; translated from the coding sequence ATGGGGGAGTATTTAAAGATTCCTGCAGTACTTATGCGGGGTGGAACAAGTAAAGGTGTATATTTGATGCAAAGTGATCTTCCGGCAGATAGCGGGCTCCGAGATCAAGTTATCCTTGCTATTTATGGTAGTCCAGATATACGTCAAATTAATGGAGTGGGTGGTGCCGATCCTCTTACCAGTAAAGTAGCTATTATAGCACCATCAACTAGGGAAAATGTTGATGTGGATTATACCTTTGGTTATGTGGGAATTAAAGATGCAGTTGTGGATTATGAAGGTAACTGTGGCAATATGTCCTCTGGCGTAGGTCCTTTTGCAATTCAGCAGGGACTGGTGGCGATAACAGAGCCTATTACTAAGGTACGGATTTATAATACAAACACCAAGAAAATAATTGAAGCTGAGATTCCGGTAAAAGATGGTGAAGTGGTTACTGAAGGCGATTATGCCATTGACGGTGTACCGGGCACCGGTGCGAAAATAGTTCTAAATTTTTTAAATTCCGGTGGCTCTAAAACTGGTAAGCTGTTGCCTACTGGTAATGTAGTCGATGAAATTGTCCTCAAGGACGGTAAAAAAGTGCGGGTGAGTTTGGTTGATGCAGCCAATCCATCAGTTTTTATCAAAGCTACAGATATTGGTCTTACAGGGATCGAATTACCCAAAGACACAGAAGCAAATCCTGAGATATTGGAAATTATGGAGGATATCCGGACAACTGCAGCTGTTATGATGGGCTTGGCAACTAGTAAAGATGCAGTAGGCCCTGCTGTTCCTAAAGTAGCTTTTGTTTCCGCACCTAAAGACTATTTCACCATCAATGGCGTCGGAGTAAAGGCCAAGGATATTGATTTGGTGGCTAGGACCAAGGCATTGGCAGTTATGCATAAGGCTTATGCTGTTACAGGTGGCATCTGTGTATCTACAGCCGCCTTGATTGAGGGGACAGTAGTCAACGAAATCGTTGGTGAACAGGCTAAAGTTAGGGGTACTGTTCGCCTAGGTCACCCTTCTGGCATCCTGGATTTTGAGATTAATCTGGAAAAAAACGGGGAAAAGTGGCAGCTTGATAAGGCTGGAGTAAGCCGTACGGCAAGACCAATTATGGATGGTCACGTATACGTTTCTCGCAGAGTTTTTGGCTAA
- a CDS encoding PucR family transcriptional regulator produces MISCREIIKLPSLTKLTTVAGKSGLDRLVRWVHFIDLPDVIPWVQGGELLIITGIGLNGDENKLKEIVQGIIKKKLAGLIVNIGPYIKKVPTEVINLADQAGFPIFELPWEVKLIEVTKEICGHIVMKQTEQRSVKDFLEQLLLCPLENPEVLIQRAAYYGYDLAKAHQVAIVSPTRLTEFLQGRKAKDEKALIALKLRFEQIIQEVLMIHGRKILQMLWADNVVLLMPYENESAGVQQNIDILSEVLERITNKMPGLVVTAGLGGRFESLEAARQSYLQALKVLRFAELKTTSKSIYAYEQLGVYKLLFEIEPEKLARYYQEVMEPIQTYDNKQQMDMASTLFVYFEENCNAVKTAKRLFVHRNTLDYRLKKIEEITGRSLDDPYDRLTLQLGVIVGSEMFPNKLQK; encoded by the coding sequence ATGATTAGTTGTCGAGAAATCATCAAATTGCCTTCTCTGACCAAGCTTACTACTGTGGCTGGGAAGTCTGGTCTAGATCGATTGGTGCGCTGGGTGCATTTTATTGATTTACCGGACGTAATCCCCTGGGTGCAGGGTGGAGAACTATTGATCATAACGGGTATCGGTTTAAACGGTGATGAAAATAAACTGAAAGAAATTGTTCAAGGAATTATAAAAAAAAAATTAGCTGGGCTAATTGTGAATATCGGTCCTTATATTAAAAAAGTTCCCACGGAAGTTATTAATTTGGCAGACCAAGCTGGTTTTCCCATTTTTGAACTTCCTTGGGAGGTAAAACTCATTGAGGTAACTAAAGAAATCTGTGGTCATATTGTTATGAAGCAGACAGAACAACGCTCCGTAAAGGATTTTCTGGAGCAACTATTGCTTTGTCCTTTGGAAAACCCTGAAGTCTTAATTCAACGAGCGGCTTACTATGGATATGATTTGGCGAAGGCTCATCAGGTAGCTATTGTAAGTCCTACCCGCTTAACTGAGTTTTTACAGGGGCGAAAAGCAAAGGATGAAAAAGCCCTGATAGCTCTTAAATTACGTTTTGAACAAATAATCCAAGAGGTTTTAATGATACACGGTAGGAAAATTCTACAGATGTTGTGGGCAGATAATGTTGTATTATTGATGCCTTACGAAAATGAGAGCGCGGGAGTCCAACAAAACATAGATATTTTATCGGAGGTTTTGGAGAGGATTACGAATAAAATGCCAGGTCTCGTAGTTACTGCTGGCTTAGGCGGCAGGTTTGAAAGTTTAGAGGCGGCTAGGCAAAGTTATCTTCAGGCCCTTAAAGTGCTACGTTTTGCTGAGCTAAAGACAACCTCTAAATCCATATATGCGTATGAACAGTTGGGAGTATATAAGCTGTTATTTGAGATTGAGCCTGAAAAGCTGGCAAGGTATTATCAAGAAGTAATGGAACCTATCCAGACGTATGATAATAAGCAGCAAATGGACATGGCATCTACCTTATTCGTATATTTTGAGGAAAATTGTAATGCAGTAAAAACTGCCAAGCGTTTGTTTGTACACCGTAATACCCTTGACTATCGCTTGAAAAAGATTGAAGAAATTACTGGCAGAAGTTTGGATGATCCTTATGATCGTCTTACATTGCAGTTAGGGGTTATTGTTGGCAGTGAAATGTTTCCTAATAAATTGCAAAAATAA
- a CDS encoding LysR family transcriptional regulator yields the protein MDNKDWLMLRTISEEKNITKAAERLYISQPALSYRLKNLEKEFGAKIVLRNTTGVVFTHQGEYLLDYALKMLSQLTITKERIQNMKNKIQGTLRIGTSAIFAHYELPSILKGFLECYPDVDISLKTGLSSQINKMLQKDEFTVAILRGDHFWPEEKHMLQEEHICLTSRSEINFDDLPQLPRINYGTDSSLHEMLENWWHEIFPCPPNITMEVDSMDTCRQMVLHGLGWAILPFIGLKEHDSLYTQKLHWRDGTPVLRRTWMLYRNSSLELSAVHAFIDYIKKYYDMKNSAQLYQGALPDLSRKS from the coding sequence GTGGACAATAAAGATTGGCTAATGCTAAGAACTATTTCAGAAGAAAAAAATATCACCAAAGCCGCTGAACGTCTATACATCTCACAGCCTGCCCTTAGCTACCGACTCAAAAATCTTGAAAAGGAATTCGGAGCTAAAATCGTATTGCGCAACACTACAGGAGTTGTATTTACTCATCAAGGCGAATATCTATTGGACTATGCACTGAAAATGTTATCGCAATTGACAATAACCAAAGAACGAATTCAGAATATGAAAAATAAAATACAAGGAACATTACGTATCGGAACTTCTGCTATCTTTGCCCACTATGAACTTCCCTCGATATTAAAAGGATTCCTTGAATGCTATCCAGATGTGGATATATCCCTAAAAACTGGTTTAAGTTCTCAAATTAATAAAATGTTGCAAAAAGATGAATTTACTGTAGCAATATTACGTGGAGATCATTTCTGGCCAGAAGAAAAACACATGCTACAGGAAGAGCATATTTGCCTTACCTCACGGAGTGAGATAAATTTTGACGATTTACCTCAACTTCCGCGAATTAATTACGGGACAGACTCCTCTTTACACGAAATGCTAGAAAATTGGTGGCATGAAATCTTTCCCTGTCCTCCCAATATAACGATGGAGGTTGATAGTATGGATACCTGCCGGCAAATGGTTCTCCATGGTCTTGGGTGGGCAATCTTACCCTTCATTGGATTAAAAGAACATGACTCCCTCTACACCCAAAAATTGCACTGGCGCGATGGTACGCCGGTTTTACGACGAACATGGATGTTGTACCGGAATTCATCATTAGAACTATCAGCAGTGCATGCTTTTATAGACTATATAAAAAAATATTATGACATGAAAAATTCGGCTCAATTATATCAAGGCGCATTACCTGATTTGAGCCGCAAAAGTTGA
- a CDS encoding PTS galactitol transporter subunit IIC, whose protein sequence is MDIFAVFKGIIQAGPTVLLPVVIFIFAIAFRLELGKAIQSALTVGAAFAGLKLVVEFLAKSLGPATKEMVTQLGVHLNVIDMGFGTVAAIGWSSPIVPFMVFAIMGVNIVLLVLNKTNTLSVDIWNYHHALTIGSLVYLETNNVAVSVAAAACTGLFVYKMADWAAPLVSNYYKIPGVTIPAIHALMNLPIAAPINVLFDKIPGFNKIDFNMETLRKYFGVFGQPLVIGLILGTSIGLLAGYAPYKAFGLGINMAAAMMLLPKMTHMFVDGLKPISEQARKITDNKFKGRRILIGLDPSVLLGDAAVITTALLMVPILIGLAIIIPGNKLLPFADLAALPYKVAMVVALTNGNIFRSIILCTIAFIPYFFFGTWTAPIITAAATSVGLSESIPAGMMISSFTGTTMPISFMLYKVFTGNVMVTVPILLAVFLAIWIFMEKKIMPKIEVKDNISG, encoded by the coding sequence ATGGATATTTTTGCTGTTTTTAAGGGTATTATTCAAGCGGGACCGACGGTCTTACTTCCGGTTGTTATTTTTATATTTGCAATCGCCTTCAGATTAGAGTTAGGCAAAGCCATACAAAGTGCACTGACAGTTGGAGCTGCATTTGCAGGGTTGAAGTTAGTTGTTGAGTTCCTGGCAAAAAGCCTAGGACCGGCAACTAAAGAGATGGTTACACAATTAGGAGTTCACTTAAATGTCATTGATATGGGTTTTGGTACGGTAGCTGCAATTGGCTGGAGCTCTCCCATTGTTCCCTTTATGGTTTTTGCGATTATGGGAGTCAATATTGTGTTATTAGTGCTAAATAAAACGAACACATTAAGTGTCGACATTTGGAATTATCATCATGCTCTCACCATCGGCAGTCTGGTTTATCTTGAAACTAACAACGTTGCGGTTTCTGTCGCGGCAGCTGCCTGCACAGGATTGTTTGTGTACAAAATGGCTGACTGGGCTGCACCACTGGTAAGTAATTACTACAAAATACCAGGTGTCACAATACCCGCTATCCATGCGTTGATGAACTTGCCGATTGCTGCTCCTATCAACGTATTATTTGATAAGATACCGGGGTTTAACAAGATCGACTTTAACATGGAAACTCTCCGCAAATACTTCGGCGTTTTTGGGCAGCCACTTGTGATTGGTTTAATTCTTGGAACTAGTATTGGACTTTTAGCTGGCTATGCTCCTTATAAGGCTTTTGGACTTGGCATAAACATGGCAGCAGCCATGATGTTACTGCCCAAAATGACGCATATGTTCGTCGACGGTTTAAAGCCTATTTCGGAGCAAGCCAGAAAGATTACCGATAATAAATTTAAGGGAAGAAGGATACTGATTGGTTTAGATCCCTCTGTTCTATTGGGAGATGCCGCCGTAATTACTACAGCGTTATTGATGGTGCCTATACTCATCGGACTCGCTATAATTATTCCCGGAAACAAGTTGTTACCCTTTGCGGACTTGGCTGCATTACCGTATAAGGTGGCAATGGTTGTTGCCTTGACAAACGGGAACATATTCCGAAGTATCATTTTATGTACAATTGCTTTTATTCCGTATTTTTTCTTTGGAACGTGGACGGCTCCAATTATTACTGCAGCGGCAACATCTGTGGGTTTAAGTGAAAGCATTCCGGCTGGGATGATGATTAGTTCTTTCACAGGTACTACTATGCCAATAAGCTTTATGCTGTATAAAGTGTTCACAGGCAATGTAATGGTAACCGTGCCAATATTGTTAGCAGTCTTTTTAGCTATATGGATTTTTATGGAGAAAAAAATTATGCCGAAAATAGAAGTTAAAGATAATATCTCAGGTTAA
- a CDS encoding aconitate hydratase gives MGQNLFKKIIAAHLMSGTMTVGSEVGIRVDQTLTQDALGTMAYLQFEAMDVPVVKTKSVSYIDHNTLQDGFENADDHRYLQTVADKHGIKYSKAGNGICHQVHLERFSRPGDTLIGSDSHTPTCGAVGMSAMGVGGMDVAVAMAGGPFYFVYPQVVRVNLEGKLQPWCAAKDIILELLKILTTKGNVGTVIEYGGSGLAHLTVPERATITNMGAELGVTTSLFPSDEMTRQFFKAQAREQDWQELKPDEDADYDRVINLDLASIEPNIACPHSPDNVKMVREVAGLEVQQVMVGSCTNSSYRDLMMVAAMLKGKQVHPKVSLGIAPGSKQVLAMIAENGALKDLVAAGARILESTCGFCVGCGQAPQTKGVSLRTNNRNFEGRSGTKDGQVYLVSPETAVAAALSGKVTDPRELDMEYPTIILPEVYEIDDSMILLPSEDQSVEVFRGPNIGEPPKNTPMPEKLTAKVAIKVGDKITTDHIMPAGAYLKYRSNVPKYSSYVFYHIDPEFAPKCATNKAEGLASVIVAGLSYGQGSSREHAALCPMYLGVRVLLAKSVERIHGANLTNFGILQLTFADDTDYERIQAGDELAVDNMYQAIKQDIVLVRNVTQGYTFETKCNLTPRQRDIVLCGGLLNYTAK, from the coding sequence ATGGGACAAAATTTATTTAAAAAGATTATAGCTGCTCATTTAATGTCAGGTACTATGACCGTAGGTAGTGAGGTGGGAATACGCGTCGACCAAACTCTTACCCAAGATGCTTTAGGTACTATGGCCTATCTGCAGTTTGAGGCGATGGATGTACCTGTAGTGAAAACGAAATCCGTATCTTATATTGATCATAATACATTGCAAGATGGTTTTGAAAATGCCGATGATCATCGATATCTGCAAACAGTAGCAGATAAACACGGTATTAAATATTCTAAAGCTGGTAACGGCATTTGTCACCAAGTTCATTTAGAGCGTTTCAGTCGTCCAGGAGATACGCTAATCGGTTCTGATAGTCATACGCCTACCTGTGGTGCAGTCGGGATGAGTGCTATGGGTGTTGGCGGCATGGACGTTGCAGTCGCTATGGCGGGAGGCCCCTTTTATTTTGTGTATCCCCAAGTAGTTCGTGTGAATCTAGAAGGTAAATTACAACCATGGTGTGCGGCTAAGGATATTATATTAGAACTTTTAAAAATTCTTACAACCAAGGGTAATGTAGGAACCGTAATCGAGTATGGTGGTTCTGGTTTAGCTCATTTGACAGTGCCTGAACGGGCTACGATTACTAATATGGGTGCAGAATTAGGAGTCACTACTTCTTTATTCCCTAGTGATGAAATGACTCGGCAATTTTTCAAAGCTCAAGCGAGGGAGCAAGACTGGCAGGAGTTAAAGCCTGATGAAGATGCTGACTATGATAGGGTAATTAATTTAGATTTAGCTTCTATTGAACCTAATATTGCTTGTCCCCATTCTCCAGACAATGTGAAGATGGTTCGCGAAGTTGCAGGACTTGAGGTCCAGCAGGTTATGGTTGGTAGTTGTACTAATTCTTCCTACCGCGATCTTATGATGGTAGCTGCCATGCTTAAAGGCAAGCAGGTTCATCCTAAAGTCAGTCTAGGTATTGCTCCAGGCAGTAAACAAGTATTAGCTATGATAGCAGAAAATGGAGCACTGAAGGATCTGGTTGCTGCTGGGGCACGTATATTAGAGTCCACCTGTGGTTTTTGTGTCGGTTGTGGTCAGGCACCTCAGACGAAAGGAGTGTCATTGCGTACCAATAATCGGAATTTTGAAGGACGTAGCGGTACGAAGGATGGTCAAGTCTATCTGGTCAGTCCCGAAACGGCGGTGGCAGCGGCTCTAAGTGGAAAGGTTACTGATCCCCGAGAACTAGATATGGAATACCCTACTATTATTTTGCCAGAAGTATACGAAATTGATGATAGTATGATTCTTTTACCTTCAGAGGATCAATCTGTAGAGGTGTTTCGCGGTCCTAATATTGGCGAACCGCCGAAAAATACCCCAATGCCTGAAAAATTGACTGCTAAGGTTGCTATTAAAGTAGGGGATAAGATCACGACTGATCATATTATGCCAGCAGGTGCGTATTTAAAATATCGGTCTAATGTTCCTAAATATTCGAGCTATGTTTTTTATCACATAGATCCTGAGTTTGCGCCTAAATGTGCTACGAATAAGGCAGAAGGCTTAGCCTCTGTAATTGTTGCCGGTCTGAGTTATGGACAAGGGTCATCGCGGGAACATGCTGCTTTATGCCCAATGTATTTAGGTGTTCGCGTGTTATTGGCTAAGAGTGTAGAGCGAATTCACGGGGCCAACTTAACGAATTTTGGTATTTTGCAACTTACTTTTGCTGACGATACGGACTATGAACGCATTCAGGCTGGAGATGAATTGGCAGTTGATAACATGTACCAAGCGATAAAACAGGATATAGTGCTTGTGCGCAATGTAACGCAGGGATATACCTTCGAAACAAAATGTAACCTGACACCAAGGCAAAGAGATATTGTGTTATGTGGTGGCTTGTTAAATTATACAGCAAAATAA
- the citD gene encoding citrate lyase acyl carrier protein: protein MLKIIQSSQAGTVESNDILIILNPAEAGSGIKIDLTSPVLQKYGRQIKNVIQEVLNGQGIVDAEVSANDRGALDCTVRARMMTAIDRALLKEEAKG, encoded by the coding sequence ATGCTGAAAATAATACAATCTAGTCAAGCTGGCACAGTTGAGTCAAATGATATCTTAATTATTCTTAATCCTGCTGAAGCAGGCAGTGGAATTAAGATTGATTTGACAAGCCCGGTATTGCAAAAATATGGTCGCCAAATAAAGAATGTCATTCAGGAAGTTTTAAATGGACAAGGAATTGTAGATGCCGAGGTGTCAGCAAATGATCGGGGGGCATTGGATTGTACTGTTCGAGCTCGTATGATGACAGCAATTGATAGGGCACTACTCAAAGAGGAGGCAAAAGGATGA
- the citF gene encoding citrate lyase subunit alpha produces MINAIGREIPENIAGIKNIKPYGGPFEYVPTGRLTGPNIILNRPRSEKVLKSIEQAIDATGLKDGMTISFHHHFRNGDYVLNMVVAAIAKKGIKGLTLAPSSLNNINEEIIPYIEQGVITAVETSGARGKMGKLLTSGKMAKTTIIRSHGGRARAIESGELRIDVAFIGAPACDTYGNINGVEGKSACGSLGYAMVDAAYADKVVAITDHLVPYPLFPVSIPQTQVDYIVEVEAIGDPKGIASGALRISKDPRELLIAQYATTAIEYSGYFKQDYSIQLGSGGASLAAAQFLKAKMKQQGITASFGLGGVTAPFIEMLDEGLIKAIYDVQDFDIPSIQSMKKNANHQEMSASFYANPHNRGPIVNQLDVVILSATEVDVDFNVNVITDSNGVIMGAVGGHQDTAAGAALSIVVAPLLRGRLPMVIDQVHTVCTPGETVDIIVTERGVAVNPRRKDLRDNLREANIPVMDIEELRDLAYEFAGKPDPILVSDEIAAVVEYRDGTLIDVIRRPLQL; encoded by the coding sequence GTGATCAATGCAATCGGTAGAGAAATACCAGAAAACATAGCGGGAATAAAAAATATAAAACCCTATGGTGGTCCTTTTGAGTATGTACCGACAGGACGATTGACGGGTCCTAACATTATTTTGAATAGACCTCGTTCGGAGAAAGTTCTCAAGTCAATTGAACAGGCGATTGATGCAACCGGCTTAAAAGATGGTATGACGATTTCCTTTCACCATCATTTCCGTAATGGAGACTATGTTCTCAATATGGTGGTTGCTGCTATTGCCAAGAAAGGTATAAAAGGTTTAACGTTAGCTCCTAGTTCATTGAATAATATTAATGAAGAGATTATTCCCTATATTGAGCAAGGGGTTATTACTGCAGTTGAAACTAGTGGTGCTAGGGGAAAAATGGGCAAGCTTCTGACTAGTGGGAAAATGGCAAAGACAACTATTATTCGTTCCCATGGTGGAAGGGCTAGAGCCATTGAATCCGGTGAACTTCGAATTGATGTGGCTTTTATTGGAGCACCAGCTTGCGATACCTATGGCAATATCAATGGTGTAGAAGGAAAATCAGCATGTGGTTCTCTTGGCTATGCTATGGTAGATGCGGCTTATGCGGATAAAGTTGTTGCCATTACCGATCATTTAGTACCGTATCCTCTCTTTCCTGTTAGTATTCCTCAAACTCAGGTTGATTATATTGTGGAAGTGGAAGCGATTGGCGATCCCAAAGGCATTGCATCAGGTGCACTTAGGATTAGTAAAGACCCAAGGGAATTATTAATTGCTCAATATGCTACAACAGCTATCGAATATTCCGGATATTTTAAACAAGACTACTCCATTCAGTTGGGGAGTGGTGGAGCATCTTTGGCAGCAGCTCAATTTCTGAAAGCAAAGATGAAACAACAAGGTATTACGGCGAGTTTTGGCTTAGGCGGCGTAACAGCGCCTTTTATTGAAATGTTGGACGAAGGATTAATTAAGGCTATTTATGATGTACAGGATTTTGATATTCCATCCATACAATCGATGAAGAAAAATGCGAACCATCAGGAAATGTCAGCCTCTTTTTATGCTAATCCACATAATCGAGGACCGATTGTTAATCAGCTTGATGTGGTTATTTTGAGTGCCACAGAAGTAGATGTAGATTTTAATGTCAACGTAATCACTGATTCAAATGGTGTAATTATGGGGGCTGTAGGCGGGCATCAGGATACGGCGGCAGGTGCTGCTTTATCAATTGTGGTAGCACCACTCTTACGTGGCCGTTTGCCGATGGTTATTGATCAGGTGCATACCGTTTGTACACCGGGAGAGACAGTGGATATTATTGTTACTGAGCGGGGAGTGGCTGTAAATCCTCGGCGTAAAGACTTGCGAGATAATTTAAGAGAGGCGAATATTCCAGTAATGGATATTGAAGAGTTAAGAGACCTTGCCTATGAATTTGCTGGCAAGCCTGACCCTATTCTGGTAAGTGATGAAATTGCTGCTGTTGTCGAATATCGTGATGGCACATTGATTGACGTTATTCGTAGACCTTTGCAACTATAA
- a CDS encoding DASS family sodium-coupled anion symporter — protein MSEATNKVSYKSIHILIGLLIMTAIAVMPQIAGLSSAGQKMIGVLAFSVYIWITEAMPYPISAIAICFSMIMFLGLSPATGTTGKLLGTTQAIPLAMSGFINSGWVLVAAGMFLAEAVRFTGLDRRIALNILRIVGTEPKRIIGGIMIAAYILAFIIPSIAARAAALIPISMGLITAFGVDLRSVFARQLMLVTGIIAPITALMVLTAGAPNPYTVGLLNSQLNHTVTWSQWLLYAGPFSIALGVIAYILVITMNKFEPLPGGPALVEKYMAEIGPMSSKEKRIGSIFIITIILWGSEHWHHIDANTITVFATLLLFLTRVATWKQMSDRVQWGTLVLFGIGISIGEVLLKTGAATWGAKATLGALGLQTMSAPMMLAVIAVPLIVIRLAFSSIVALGALVVPTILGLLVSFNDPNISVWSITLISSFLVYFSFILPVNTPATLLTYATDTYELKDMLKLGVPLTILGLLVYVLFTHTYWHWIGLL, from the coding sequence ATGTCAGAAGCTACAAATAAGGTGTCTTATAAGTCGATACACATTTTGATTGGGTTGTTGATTATGACTGCCATTGCTGTTATGCCGCAGATAGCAGGGCTTTCATCAGCTGGACAGAAGATGATTGGAGTACTGGCTTTTTCCGTATATATCTGGATTACAGAAGCTATGCCTTATCCTATAAGTGCTATTGCCATCTGTTTTTCGATGATTATGTTTCTTGGCTTATCGCCTGCAACTGGTACTACAGGTAAGCTTCTGGGTACAACGCAAGCTATTCCTTTGGCCATGTCAGGTTTTATAAATTCCGGATGGGTGCTGGTGGCTGCAGGAATGTTTCTAGCAGAAGCTGTCCGTTTTACCGGTTTAGATCGGCGTATTGCACTAAATATATTAAGAATTGTAGGAACTGAGCCTAAAAGAATCATCGGGGGAATTATGATTGCCGCATATATACTGGCTTTTATTATTCCTTCTATTGCAGCACGGGCAGCCGCTTTAATTCCTATATCCATGGGACTCATTACAGCTTTTGGTGTTGATCTGAGAAGTGTTTTTGCTAGACAGCTCATGTTGGTTACAGGAATAATAGCACCGATTACGGCACTAATGGTTCTAACCGCCGGAGCTCCCAATCCTTATACAGTTGGTCTTCTTAACAGTCAATTAAATCATACTGTTACTTGGAGCCAATGGCTACTTTATGCTGGACCTTTTTCCATTGCATTAGGGGTTATTGCGTACATTTTAGTTATTACGATGAACAAGTTTGAACCACTTCCTGGGGGACCTGCCCTAGTAGAAAAATATATGGCAGAGATCGGACCTATGAGCTCTAAAGAAAAACGCATTGGTAGTATATTTATCATCACTATCATTCTATGGGGATCAGAACACTGGCATCATATTGATGCTAATACGATTACTGTATTTGCAACTTTGCTTCTCTTCTTAACCAGGGTAGCTACCTGGAAACAAATGAGCGACAGAGTACAATGGGGTACTTTGGTATTATTCGGTATTGGGATATCCATTGGTGAAGTGTTGCTAAAGACTGGTGCAGCGACCTGGGGAGCGAAAGCAACTTTGGGTGCCTTGGGGCTTCAAACCATGAGTGCGCCAATGATGTTGGCAGTGATTGCAGTGCCTCTCATTGTGATTCGTTTAGCATTTTCAAGTATCGTAGCATTAGGAGCTCTTGTAGTACCAACGATATTGGGACTGCTAGTTAGCTTTAATGATCCGAACATTTCCGTATGGAGTATTACCTTAATATCCTCATTTCTTGTATACTTTTCCTTCATTCTTCCCGTAAATACTCCTGCTACATTATTGACATATGCTACAGACACTTATGAACTAAAAGATATGCTTAAGTTAGGCGTTCCTTTAACTATTCTAGGCTTATTAGTGTACGTTTTATTTACTCACACTTATTGGCACTGGATAGGCTTGCTTTAA